Proteins from one Plodia interpunctella isolate USDA-ARS_2022_Savannah chromosome 7, ilPloInte3.2, whole genome shotgun sequence genomic window:
- the LOC128671098 gene encoding uncharacterized protein LOC128671098, whose protein sequence is MKLLRSSFILAVALSLATAEEKVEKDTKANAVEDKKQEKRGLSEWYGNSGAGGDFGHIESGHGDIGGDSGDLGGQGDFGGHGDLGGHGLEAHQEEHVHKTVTVVKKVAVPYPVEKHIPVPVEKRVPYPVKVPVPHPYPVVKTVHFPVKEYVKVPEYIPKPYPVTKHVPVPVKVHVDRPVPVKVYEHVPYPVEKHIPVPVKVPVPQPYPVEKEVHVPYKVPVKVHVPYPVEKVVHYPVKVPVDNPVPVHVEKPVPVPVEKPVPYPVEKKVPYPVKVHVDNPVPVHVEKPVPYPVKVPVPAPYPVEKIIPYPVEKKVPIPVKIPVDRPYPVHIEKHVPHYVEKHVPYTVKVPVPIIQEEKHESHGWEASSGQEGYGGSLEGGHEEYHH, encoded by the exons ATGAAGCTATTG AGGTCGTCCTTCATCCTGGCCGTGGCTTTGAGCCTGGCCACGGCAGAGGAAAAGGTGGAGAAAGACACAAAGGCTAACGCTGTAGAAGACAAGAAACAAGAGAAAAGAGGTCTTTCTGAATGGTACGGCAACAGCGGCGCCGGCGGCGACTTCGGTCACATCGAATCAGGTCATGGAGATATCGGCGGTGATTCAGGAGATCTTGGAGGCCAAGGAGACTTCGGAGGCCATGGTGATTTAGGAGGCCACGGATTGGAAGCCCACCAAGAAGAACATGTGCACAAAACCGTCACTGTTGTCAAGAAAGTGGCCGTTCCTTATCCAGTGGAGAAACACATCCCAGTTCCCGTTGAGAAGCGTGTTCCATACCCAGTGAAAGTGCCCGTGCCTCATCCGTACCCCGTCGTGAAGACCGTGCACTTCCCAGTGAAAGAGTACGTCAAAGTACCTGAATATATCCCCAAGCCGTACCCAGTAACGAAGCATGTGCCCGTCCCAGTCAAGGTTCATGTCGACAGGCCTGTCCCAGTAAAGGTCTACGAGCATGTGCCGTACCCAGTCGAGAAACATATCCCAGTGCCAGTTAAAGTGCCCGTGCCACAGCCCTACCCGGTAGAAAAGGAAGTCCACGTCCCATACAAGGTCCCAGTGAAGGTGCACGTTCCCTACCCAGTTGAGAAAGTGGTACACTACCCAGTTAAAGTACCAGTCGACAACCCTGTCCCTGTCCACGTTGAGAAGCCAGTGCCGGTACCAGTTGAGAAGCCTGTCCCATACCCAGTGGAGAAAAAAGTGCCGTATCCCGTCAAAGTGCACGTTGACAACCCGGTGCCAGTGCACGTTGAAAAACCAGTGCCTTACCCTGTCAAGGTGCCAGTGCCAGCGCCTTACCCAGTAGAAAAGATCATCCCCTACCCAGTAGAGAAGAAAGTGCCTATCCCAGTCAAAATCCCCGTTGATAGGCCCTACCCTGTGCATATAGAGAAACACGTCCCCCACTATGTAGAAAAACACGTGCCTTACACAGTCAAGGTACCGGTGCCTATCATCCAAGAGGAGAAACACGAAAGCCATGGTTGGGAAGCCTCTTCTGGACAGGAAGGATATGGCGGAAGCCTGGAGGGTGGTCACGAGGAATACCACCACTAA